TTAACCCAAGTTTATTATAATAAACTCCAGTTTTTTTAGAGACTAATCCTTTTGTAACTTTACCATTAATTTCAATATCAATAGCTCCTTCGGCTCTTCTTCCATCACCTTGTTCAACTCCAAGGGTATCAGGGTGAACTCCATGTCTATATCTAAGATAACCAGTTGTCTCTCCATCACCTGAATTTACTTTAACATAATCACCATGTCTTAATCCAAGAATATGAGCAGTTTTTGGATTTATATCCACATATGTTGTATATCTTATCTCTTTTAGATTTGCACTTGATGTATTTGGTGAAGAAAGTACATTTGATTTATATGAAAATGCAATAAGAGGAAACTTCTCTTTTGGAAAATGTTTTTCATATGTTTCTCCTGTAGCAAATCTTTGTTTGAAAAATTTTGGTGTACCACTATAAGCTTCCCCAGAAAGAGAATTTTTTGAAGTTCCTAGTTTTTCATTATATATTTGTATAGGTTTATTATATTTATGAGATATAAGCTCTCCCTCATAACTATCTTCATAATCTTCATATCTACCACCTCTTGCCATTACATAAGCAGTTTTTCTCCAATTATCACCACAAATTCTTTTTAATGAAGGAACAAAAGAGTCTAAGCTAGCTAACTTTATCTCTTCATCACTTGCATCTGGTACAGGTTTTCCATCCATAGCAATATTTTCAAAGGCTCTTAAATAAAAATCCTCAGCTTTATCAAAATCATGCATTTTGCCATCATTCCCTTTGATAGCATTTTTACCAAAGCCTGGAAGATTTAACTTTTTACCAAGAGCTATGATAAAACTAGTCATTTCAATAGGATCTCCATTTTTAAAACTCTCTTGTCTTGGTTTAACTACTGGAAATCTTAGTGTATTTATTTTTGTTTGAAAAGCAGCCCAAGCATGAACTACACCCCAAGTCTCATATAAAACAGAATCAGGAATAATATAATCTGCATATACAGATGATTCATTAATAAATGGATCAATTGCTATAAAAAGAGGCACTGCTAATTTTGGATCTTTTATTAACTCTTTTATCTCACCTTCTCCACCTGCTGTACCATATATGAAGTTTGAATTAAAAGAGATCAAAGCATCCATTTTATAAGGATATTTTTTATAACTATTAGTAATAAATTCACTCTCTAGGGCATTTGTAAAAGGATACCAAGTATCTTTTGCTGGATATGGATTTTCACCTTTTTCTACTTTGTTTTTATACTCATTTGTACTTTCGTAGGCTCTTCTTGTTCTATCCATTCTAGCACCATGTACTTTTACTTTTCCTTTGTATGCAAGTAGATTATATTGAGAACCATTAACATCCTTATATGCTCCTCCTCCACTACTCATACCACCTTTGTAGTTTAGATTTCCTATCATAGCTCCAAGCATCATTACTGCATATGTTGTATAAAAACCTGTTGTATGCATCGTACCACCATGACAATCTACAGTAGCACATCTTCCAAAAGAAGTAAACTTTTTAGCAACTTCTTGCATTTTTTCGACACTTACCCCGCACTCTTTTGAATAAGCAACTAAACCTAACTCATTTGTTCGCTCTTTAAGTTCATTAAATGCGGTTCTTACTTTATAACTTTTACCAGCAAATTTTACATCTCCGTTAAAATCAAGTACTGCTTGTAAAACTTCTTCTGAAGATTTTAGTTTATTATCTGTTGAATCAAGAACTAAAGGAATATTACCATCTTTAAGTATAGTTCCATTGTCCTCTTTATCTTGGATGATAAGATGACTTGCATTTGTCCATGAAGCATCATTTTGAGCTTTCATAGCTTTT
This portion of the Arcobacter nitrofigilis DSM 7299 genome encodes:
- a CDS encoding molybdopterin dinucleotide binding domain-containing protein, whose protein sequence is MQNSRRKFLLGSGAVVAAASISGYKETLGAVATLSDKGEKAKDSIYFNSSVAEHSFLNNKFVKNEDYKILPTTCIGCTTQCGVRVKIDKKTDKVVRVLGNPYNLLSTNPWLPYNTSIEDSYKTLSQNGDFETYRSNVCARGNAIFDKIDAPNRVLKPLKRVGKRGENKWKEMDIDELINEIVNGGDLFGEGVVKGLKDTRDIKTPINPDEPSFGPKSNGLCVIGTTHEGRTAALIHRFLMSFGTVNFTGHTSICGLSMRAGEAAYLGDFKKYPHLKPDFEHTKYLLSIGTPPGQAGNPFKRQGKLLANARTEGNIEYTIVSPMQGNSDTIAVGGKSSWIPIIPGTDLAFVMGLLQIIINNKMYNEKYLCIPSSKAMKAQNDASWTNASHLIIQDKEDNGTILKDGNIPLVLDSTDNKLKSSEEVLQAVLDFNGDVKFAGKSYKVRTAFNELKERTNELGLVAYSKECGVSVEKMQEVAKKFTSFGRCATVDCHGGTMHTTGFYTTYAVMMLGAMIGNLNYKGGMSSGGGAYKDVNGSQYNLLAYKGKVKVHGARMDRTRRAYESTNEYKNKVEKGENPYPAKDTWYPFTNALESEFITNSYKKYPYKMDALISFNSNFIYGTAGGEGEIKELIKDPKLAVPLFIAIDPFINESSVYADYIIPDSVLYETWGVVHAWAAFQTKINTLRFPVVKPRQESFKNGDPIEMTSFIIALGKKLNLPGFGKNAIKGNDGKMHDFDKAEDFYLRAFENIAMDGKPVPDASDEEIKLASLDSFVPSLKRICGDNWRKTAYVMARGGRYEDYEDSYEGELISHKYNKPIQIYNEKLGTSKNSLSGEAYSGTPKFFKQRFATGETYEKHFPKEKFPLIAFSYKSNVLSSPNTSSANLKEIRYTTYVDINPKTAHILGLRHGDYVKVNSGDGETTGYLRYRHGVHPDTLGVEQGDGRRAEGAIDIEINGKVTKGLVSKKTGVYYNKLGLKDFTRKSAVATDFACGSVARQVIPVNITKIS